One window of the Streptomyces sp. NBC_00536 genome contains the following:
- a CDS encoding IclR family transcriptional regulator domain-containing protein, with protein MLVEQAFTQLPVSAYGPSEIAAAAGLDTTVVYRILQSGLSSSTFVKVPPGRYRLGPGAARVGIHAMAATPGVQTTQPVLDRLARVLDSFVILWVLSPYGGPRKAHAASAPGRYGFDALGLTVTQLVELGQSLRIGASGRVIAAHLPPAMADAVLAEPLPAGAGPGAIRSAADFTESLHRVRESGYAIARGEILGWDSIAAPVLWGDAVYGAVTVLRPASLMPRDLSLPITATVAAAERLSKLVSGTEPTAPLPARPAQHTGAGRTAA; from the coding sequence ATGCTCGTTGAGCAGGCCTTTACCCAACTACCCGTATCCGCCTACGGTCCCAGCGAGATTGCGGCGGCCGCGGGCCTCGACACGACCGTGGTCTACCGCATCCTGCAATCCGGGCTCTCCAGCTCGACCTTCGTGAAGGTGCCCCCCGGCCGGTACCGGCTGGGCCCCGGCGCCGCGCGCGTCGGTATCCACGCCATGGCCGCCACCCCCGGCGTACAGACCACCCAGCCGGTCCTGGACCGCCTCGCCCGCGTGCTGGACAGCTTCGTCATCCTGTGGGTGCTCTCCCCGTACGGCGGGCCGCGCAAGGCGCATGCGGCCAGCGCACCGGGCCGATACGGCTTCGACGCGCTGGGCCTGACGGTCACGCAACTCGTCGAGCTCGGGCAGTCCCTGCGCATCGGCGCCTCCGGGCGCGTCATCGCCGCCCACCTGCCGCCCGCGATGGCCGACGCCGTTCTCGCCGAGCCGCTCCCCGCCGGCGCGGGCCCCGGCGCGATCCGCTCCGCTGCTGACTTCACCGAGTCCCTGCACAGGGTCCGCGAGTCGGGCTACGCCATCGCACGCGGAGAGATCCTCGGCTGGGACTCGATCGCCGCCCCCGTTCTGTGGGGCGACGCCGTCTATGGCGCCGTCACGGTCCTGCGTCCGGCCTCGCTGATGCCGCGCGACCTCTCCCTGCCCATCACCGCGACGGTGGCCGCGGCCGAGCGGCTGTCCAAGCTCGTCTCGGGCACCGAGCCCACCGCGCCGTTACCGGCTCGCCCGGCGCAGCACACCGGCGCCGGGCGCACCGCCGCGTAG